TTCCACCGCGGGTCATGAACCGGAATGCCAGCCAGATCGAATATCTCTGCAATATTGGATGAGCAACTATTGCTACTGAGCGAGTAGGGCTCATTGCGCATTGCACGGTGTTTTATTTCTTTCAGAATGATGGCCTTTTCCTGCGGCGATACCCGCAGTACGTAGCCCCAGGTATCTCTTCGCATTTTTTCACGTTGTCGGCGCAGATAGACATCGCGGCTGCTTATGTCCCAAGCCGGATGGGCTCGCCCATACACTGTTCCATCAATCGCTATGGCGGTGTGGCCGAATTGAGAGCCCCAGTACGCCAGACGTGAATCACTGACGAGAATCTCCACCTCTTCGAACTTGACCGGCACAGGTTTGGCAGCCTGATCAGTCTGCAAGGTGGTTTTTCTGCTGGCGACCAGGCGCAATGTCTTGCTATTCGGGCTGGTGAGGGTCTGTACCATGCTAGCCCTCTACATACAGACTGATTTTTTCGGTCATGGTCGTGGCGCTCAACAAGTGCGTGCAGCCGTCGGCATCGGTGCGCCCGTGTTCGATTTCCCCCGATTCGCGCTCGATAGCATACGCAAGATCCACCAGCGGCTGACCGGACTCCGCATCCACCAGTTTGAAGCGCTCGTCGAATTGTGGACTTCCGGTAGCGGCGGGTATTAAGGCACGTGCGGCAGGGAGGGTTGGCCGCAAGGTCATGGCGTTTTCCAGCTGCTGGCAGCGGCGATCCTGATTGGCGAGCAGCCTGGGCAGGGGCACACAGGCACAGGCGCACAGGTCACCTTCCAGTGCGACATGCCTGCCGTTGAGTGTTTCCATGTGGCGAGGCCCGGTGCAGATGATGCTGCCCGGCCCCTGGCAGGCGGGGCAGGCGATCTTGTCTCCTTCCAGGGCCATATTCCTGCCATCGATTGTCATCATGTGGGAGGCGGATACCACACGACCGCCAACGCTGGTGAGCGCTCCCAGAGTGATATGGTATCGGCGCATGCTGTCCCCCATCGAAAGCAGCTTGGGGCTGACTGCGGCGGGATGGTTCGTTCGGCTAACCGTTGTTTGGACTTGTGTGCCCAGTCCATGGCGCGGTAAACAGTGGATCGGGCAGCGGTGCTATCTCGTACAATTGGCGCTTCTTCTGCGGCCAACCTTTTCTCAGAAACACCATGACCGATCCCGACTTCCAGCTCACTCCGCCCGAACTGCCTGCCGGCGTGCCGATTGCGCACGTATTCGGCCAGCCGGTGCTGGAAGTGCCGCAGGATCTGTTCATTCCGCCGGATGCGCTGCAGGTGATCCTGGAGAGCTTCGAAGGCCCGCTGGACCTGCTGCTGTACCTGATCCGCAAGCAAAACCTGGACGTGCTCAACATCCCGATGGCCGAGGTCACCGCGCAGTACATGGGCTATATCGACGCCATGCGCAGCGGGCGGCTGGAGCTGGCGGCGGAATACCTGCTGATGGCGGCGCTGCTGATCGAGATCAAATCGCGGCTGCTGCTGCCGCGCCCGCCGCTGGAAGACGGCGCGGAAGACCCGGACGACCCGCGCGCCGAGCTGGTGCGCCGGCTGCTGGAGTACGAGCAGATGAAGCTGGCGGCGCTGGAGCTGGACAAGCTGCCGCAGGCCGACCGCGATTTCGCCTGGCTGGCGGTGCTGGTGGAGCAGTCGGCGGAGCAGCGGCTGCCGGAAGTCAGCCCGCTGGACCTGCGCCAGGCCTGGCTGGCCATCCTGTCGCGCGCCAGGCACAACCGCCACCACAAGGTGGAAAAGGACGAGCTGTCGGTGCGCGAGCAGATGAGCTGGATCGTGCGCTATCTCGATGGCCGCGATTACGTGGCGTTCGAGGAGCTGTTCGACATCCACAAGGGCGTGGCGCACCTGGTGGTGAACTTCATCGCCGTGCTGGAGCTGGTGAAGGAGGGCATGATCCGCGTCAGCCAGGACGAGCCCTACCAGCCGATCTACGTGCGGCTGGCGCTGGTGTGAACATGCTGCGTACCTTGCTGCTGTTCGCCATTACCGCCTGCGCCGAAATCCTTGGCTGCTACCTGCCGTGGCTGTGGCTGAAGCGGGGTGGAACGCCCTGGCTGCTGCTGCCGGCGGCAGCGAGCCTGGCACTGTTCGCCTGGCTGCTCACCCTGCATCCGGATGCATCCGGCCGCATCTACGCCGCCTACGGCGGGGTGTATGTCAGCGTGGCGCTGCTGTGGCTGTGGTGGGTGGATGGCGTGCGGCCAACCTTGTGGGATGTTGGCGGCGTGGCGCTGTGTCTGGCCGGCATGCTGGTGATCATGTTTGCTCCTCGCACTTGATCTGTGCGCCTCGCAAAGCGCCCGCTTTCGTCGCGATACTGCGTTGCTCATGAAAAATGCCTCCTTACATATCACGCATATGCGGCGTCGGCATTTTTCATTCACGCCTTGTCTCGCTTAGAAACCGGGGCTTTTCGAGGCGCACAGGCCGGCCGGCAAAAAATCGTGTAAAATCCGCGCCTTCCGTTTTGCTGTGCCCGTACCGGGGCTGTCATGTCCACCATTACCGACCTCGCCTACCTCAAGATCGTGCTGGAAACCGCGCTGCTTACCGCGCAGGAGCCGCTGACCGTGCATCAGCTGAAAAAGCTGTTCACCGAGGACGTGAAGGCGGCGCTGATCAACGACATCCTGGACGAGATACAGCAGGCCTGGAAGGGCAGGGGTATCGAGCTGGTCAAGCTCGCCTCCGGCTGGCGCTTTCGTGCCCGCGCCGAGTTCACCCCCTACCTCAACCGGCTGACCCCGGAAAAACCGCCGCGTTACTCGCGGGCGGTGATGGAAACGCTGGCCATCATTGCCTATAAACAGCCGGTAACGCGCGGCGACATCGAAGCCATACGTGGCGTATCGGTGTCCACCAGTGTGATGCAGACCCTGCTGGAGCGGGGCTGGATCGAAGTGATCGGGCACAAGGACGTGCCCGGCCGTCCCGGTCTGTATGCGACCACGCACAAGTTTCTCGACGATCTGGGCTTTGCCACCCTGCGCGACCTGCCGCCGCTGGCGGAACTGGCCACGCTGGTGATCGCGGAAACGCCTGCGACAAGTGACGACGAAGAGCCCCTCGTGGATGAGGCGCCCCGGGTGGAAGAAGAAGGCTAAGCGCCTTCCGGCATGCGCCACCCCCTACATCAGGAAGCAATAAGCATTATGTCTAAAGGACAACGCAACAATTCGCGCCAGCCGCTGGCGCGTGTCCGTGGCCAGGAATCCGGCCAGTCCCGCAAACCGCAGGCCCCGCGTGGCCCGCGCGCACTCAGCCCGCTGAATGCACCGGCAGCCCCGGCCGCGCCGCGTGCCAAGCCTGCGGCCAACGTTGGCCGCGAGCAGCCGCAGCAACATGCCCCAAAACGCCGCCGTGCCGATGGCGAAACCGCCCCGGCGCAGCTGCAGCACGAACGCCGCTTCGGCAACAAGAATGCCGCCATGCCGGCTGCCGCCAGCGAACAGCCCGGCCGCGAATTCGGTGAAGCCCGACGTGCTCCCGGCGGTGCGCCGGCCACTGCCAAGCCGCACGCCAAGGTACCGCGTGCCAAGAAACTGGCGTTGCGCGCGCCCAACCAGAAAGTGGTGGACCGCTCGCTGCGTCTGCGCGAGACCCGCGTCGAGTACGACGATATCGAACCGGTACGCCTGCAGAAGGCCCTGGCTGCCTCCGGCGTGGGCTCGCGCCGCGAGATGGAAGAATGGATTGAAGCCGGCTTTGTTACCGTCAATGGCAAACGCGCCAGCATCGGCGACAAGGTAGGCCCGCGCGATCGCGTGGTGGTGAAGGGCGACAGCATCAAGCTCAAGTGGGCCGACCGCCTGCCGCGCGTCATCATGTACCACAAGCAGGAAGGCGAAATCGTTACCCGTGACGACCCGGGTGGTCGTGTCACCGTGTTCGACCGCCTGCCGCAGGCCAAATCCAGCCGCTGGGTGGCCATCGGCCGCCTGGACGTGAACACCTCCGGCCTGCTGCTGATCACCACCAGCGGCGAGCTGGCCAACCGCATGATGCACCCGAGCTTCGAGTTCGACCGTGAATACTCGGTGCGCGTGCTGGGCGAGCTGACCCGCGAGCAGATGGCCGAGATGACCAAGGGCGTGGAACTGGAAGACGGCCCGGCGGTGTTCCAGCGCATCAGCGAGAAGGGCGGCGCGGAAGACGGCGCCAACCGCTGGTACAACGTGGTGATCCGCGAAGGCCGCAATCGCGAAGTGCGCCGCATGTTCGAACACTTCGGCCTCACCGTCAGCCGCCTGATCCGCGTGCGCTTCGGCAACATCGGCCTGCCGCCGCGCCTGAAGCGTGGCCAGTACTACGAGCTGAACGAGGCGGAAGTGGCCGCGGTAATGAAATGGGCCGGCTTGTCGGCTACCGGCCAGGAATTGCCGGCTCGCGGCGGCAAGCGCGCCCGCTAAGCGTTACACTACACGCCCCCAGCTACGATAGAAGCTGGGGGCGTTTTGTTTGTAGACCGCGGGCAGACCGTGGTGTGGAAGGAAGCAGCATGAGCAAGGCATTTACCCGCGAATCCGACGACGAGCAGGACGACGACCTGCCCGTCGAGCAGCGCCTGCCAAGCGCCAGCAAGAACTACATCACGCCGGCCGGCTGGCACCGCCTGCGCCAGGAGCTGAATCACCTGGTGAAGGAAGAGCGCCCGCACATGACCCAGGTGGTGAACTGGGCGGCCAGCAATGGCGACCGCTCGGAAAACGGCGACTACCTGTACGGCAAGCGCCGCCTGCGCGAGATCGACCGCCGCATTCGCTTCCTCACCAAGCGGCTGGAAATCGCCGAGGTGGTGGACCCGGAGCTGCGCGAAGCCACCGACCAGGTGTTCTTCTCCGCCACGGTGCTGATCCTGCGTGGCGATGGCAGCGAGCAGCTGCTATCGATTGTCGGCGTGGACGAGATCGACCTTGGCAAGGGGCATATCAGCTGGATTTCGCCGATTGCGCGCACGCTGCTGAAGTCGCGCGAGGGCGATACCGTGTACTTCCGTGGCCCGCAGGGCGAGGAGGAGATTGAGGTGCTGGAGGTGCGCTATCAGCGCATTGAATAGCGTCTTGTAGCCGGACTGCTGTTGCTTACGGCCAACCCATAAGGTTGGCCGCAATGCTTTCTAGGGCGCGATGGCGTGCAGTGCCATGGCCTGGTTCACCGCCAGCCAGCCGCGGGTGGCGTCCTCGCCGGCTTCGGCAAAGGCCTGCATCAGCAGCTTGGCCTGCTCGCGGTGCAGCGCTTCTTCCAGCTTGCGGCCTTCCTCGGTCAGGCGCAGCTCCTTCACCCGCTTGTCGTGCGCGGCGGTGCCGGCGACGATCAGGCCCATTTCCATCAGCTGCCGCAGCGGGATGTTGATGGCCTGTTTGGTCACGTCCAGGTAGCCGAGCAGGTCCTTCACCGACAGCGCCGGATGCAGTGCCACGAAGAACAGGATGCGGTGGTGAACGCGCGCCAGACCACGCTTGGCCAGCATTTCGTCCGGCTTGTCGGTAAAGGCGAGATAGGCGTGAAAGAAGGCTTTCATCGCGTCGCGCAGCAGGGTGTTGGAGAGTGGAGTTTGCATATTGACGTTTGCGTCAATTGACGTTAGATTGGTCAAACAAATTGACTTATAACATACCTGTCAGCCAAGGAGAGTACCATGTTTTCCGAACGCGTCGAACGTCTGTCCGGCTCGCTGATCCGCGAGATTCTTGCCGCCGCGCAGCGCCCGGAAGTGATTTCCTTCGCCGGGGGCCTGCCGGCCGCGGATTGCCTGCCCGAACTGGACTTCAACGGCGTGCCGCCGCAGCTGGCGCAGTACGGCACCAGCGAGGGTGAGCCCGAGTTCCGCGCTGCCGTGGTGCAGGAGCTGGCGCGCATCGGCCTGAACGTGGATGCCTCCCAGGTGCTGGTGCTGTCCGGCTCGCAACAGGCGCTGGATCTGGCGGCCAAGCTGTTCATCGACCCGGGTACACCGGTGATTACCGAAGGCCCGACCTACCTGGCCGCGCTGCAGGTGTTCAAGCTGTTCGGCGCCGACATCACCACCGTGCAGCAGCAGAGCGACGGCCAGCTGTCCGCCGCCACGCTGCAGCAGGCGATCGACAGCAGCAAGGCCAAGCTGGCCTACCTGATTCCGACCTTCCAGAACCCGTCCGGCGCCTGCTACAACGAGACCACCCGCCAGCAGCTGGCAGCGGTGATCGACGCGGCCAAACTGCCGGTGATCGAGGATGATCCCTACCGCGCGCTGTCCTACGACGGCGACGCGCCCAAGCCGCTGGTAACGCACCTGAAGAACGCACCGTGGGTGTACTGCGGCTCGTTCTCCAAGACCCTGGCGCCGGGCCTGCGCATCGGCTACCTGGTGGCCAGCAAGGATCTGATCCAGTACTTCGTGCGCCTGAAACAGGCTGCCGACCTGCACACCAACCGCCTGGGGCAGTGGTTCAACACCCGCTGGCTGCAGAGCGGCGAATACCAGGACCACCTCAAGCAGCTGCAGCAGAGCTACAAGGTTGGCCGCGACGCGATGCAGGCAGCACTGGAAAAACACTTCGGTGACATCGCCGACTGGCTGGTGCCGCAGGGAGGCCTGTTCTTCTGGCTGACGCTGAAGCAACCGCGCGACACCCGCCCGCTGCTGAAAGTGGCGCTGGAGCAGCACAACGTGGCCTTCATGCCGGGTGAAGCGTTCTACGCCAAGCCGGAACAGGGTCTCGGCCACCTGCGCCTGAACTTCAGCCATGCTTCGCCGGAGCGCATCGAGGAGGGCATTGCCCGCCTGGCCGGCGTGATCCGCGCAGCCTGACCTGTCGGGCGGAAGCCCCGCTTGCCGGGGCGTTCCGCCGACAAGGTGTGCGCTGCATGTGGCGGAACACCTCTTCGAGGCCTCCGCCCTACACAAAAAAAGCCACCGCGAGGTGGCTTTTGTTTTTATGCGGCCAACGTTGGCGTGGCATTCAGGCCAGTGCCACCTCGTCTTCCAGCATGCTGACGCCTTCCAGCCCGGAGCGGAACACCGCCTGTTGCAGGGTCTGGATTGCCTTCTTGCGGAAGAACTGGCGGCGGGTCACCAGCAGCACGCGGCGTTGCGGTGCCGGCTCGGCGAAGGGAATCACCGACAGCAGGTTGTCGTCGCCGGGCGAGATCGACGTCTGCGGCAGCACGGTGATGCCCATGCCGCTGGCCACCATGTGGCGGATGGTGTTGAGCGAGCTGCCCTGCACCATGGACGCCAGACTGCCGGACTGATGCTGGC
This Vogesella sp. LIG4 DNA region includes the following protein-coding sequences:
- a CDS encoding DUF4105 domain-containing protein, which produces MVQTLTSPNSKTLRLVASRKTTLQTDQAAKPVPVKFEEVEILVSDSRLAYWGSQFGHTAIAIDGTVYGRAHPAWDISSRDVYLRRQREKMRRDTWGYVLRVSPQEKAIILKEIKHRAMRNEPYSLSSNSCSSNIAEIFDLAGIPVHDPRWNFGAISPADLMTGLAHSPRLKLRKTYPKP
- a CDS encoding PAAR domain-containing protein, yielding MGDSMRRYHITLGALTSVGGRVVSASHMMTIDGRNMALEGDKIACPACQGPGSIICTGPRHMETLNGRHVALEGDLCACACVPLPRLLANQDRRCQQLENAMTLRPTLPAARALIPAATGSPQFDERFKLVDAESGQPLVDLAYAIERESGEIEHGRTDADGCTHLLSATTMTEKISLYVEG
- a CDS encoding ScpA family protein, translated to MTDPDFQLTPPELPAGVPIAHVFGQPVLEVPQDLFIPPDALQVILESFEGPLDLLLYLIRKQNLDVLNIPMAEVTAQYMGYIDAMRSGRLELAAEYLLMAALLIEIKSRLLLPRPPLEDGAEDPDDPRAELVRRLLEYEQMKLAALELDKLPQADRDFAWLAVLVEQSAEQRLPEVSPLDLRQAWLAILSRARHNRHHKVEKDELSVREQMSWIVRYLDGRDYVAFEELFDIHKGVAHLVVNFIAVLELVKEGMIRVSQDEPYQPIYVRLALV
- a CDS encoding YnfA family protein, with the translated sequence MLRTLLLFAITACAEILGCYLPWLWLKRGGTPWLLLPAAASLALFAWLLTLHPDASGRIYAAYGGVYVSVALLWLWWVDGVRPTLWDVGGVALCLAGMLVIMFAPRT
- the scpB gene encoding SMC-Scp complex subunit ScpB, with translation MSTITDLAYLKIVLETALLTAQEPLTVHQLKKLFTEDVKAALINDILDEIQQAWKGRGIELVKLASGWRFRARAEFTPYLNRLTPEKPPRYSRAVMETLAIIAYKQPVTRGDIEAIRGVSVSTSVMQTLLERGWIEVIGHKDVPGRPGLYATTHKFLDDLGFATLRDLPPLAELATLVIAETPATSDDEEPLVDEAPRVEEEG
- a CDS encoding pseudouridine synthase, yielding MSKGQRNNSRQPLARVRGQESGQSRKPQAPRGPRALSPLNAPAAPAAPRAKPAANVGREQPQQHAPKRRRADGETAPAQLQHERRFGNKNAAMPAAASEQPGREFGEARRAPGGAPATAKPHAKVPRAKKLALRAPNQKVVDRSLRLRETRVEYDDIEPVRLQKALAASGVGSRREMEEWIEAGFVTVNGKRASIGDKVGPRDRVVVKGDSIKLKWADRLPRVIMYHKQEGEIVTRDDPGGRVTVFDRLPQAKSSRWVAIGRLDVNTSGLLLITTSGELANRMMHPSFEFDREYSVRVLGELTREQMAEMTKGVELEDGPAVFQRISEKGGAEDGANRWYNVVIREGRNREVRRMFEHFGLTVSRLIRVRFGNIGLPPRLKRGQYYELNEAEVAAVMKWAGLSATGQELPARGGKRAR
- the greB gene encoding transcription elongation factor GreB, with amino-acid sequence MSKAFTRESDDEQDDDLPVEQRLPSASKNYITPAGWHRLRQELNHLVKEERPHMTQVVNWAASNGDRSENGDYLYGKRRLREIDRRIRFLTKRLEIAEVVDPELREATDQVFFSATVLILRGDGSEQLLSIVGVDEIDLGKGHISWISPIARTLLKSREGDTVYFRGPQGEEEIEVLEVRYQRIE
- a CDS encoding MarR family winged helix-turn-helix transcriptional regulator; translated protein: MQTPLSNTLLRDAMKAFFHAYLAFTDKPDEMLAKRGLARVHHRILFFVALHPALSVKDLLGYLDVTKQAINIPLRQLMEMGLIVAGTAAHDKRVKELRLTEEGRKLEEALHREQAKLLMQAFAEAGEDATRGWLAVNQAMALHAIAP
- a CDS encoding PLP-dependent aminotransferase family protein — protein: MFSERVERLSGSLIREILAAAQRPEVISFAGGLPAADCLPELDFNGVPPQLAQYGTSEGEPEFRAAVVQELARIGLNVDASQVLVLSGSQQALDLAAKLFIDPGTPVITEGPTYLAALQVFKLFGADITTVQQQSDGQLSAATLQQAIDSSKAKLAYLIPTFQNPSGACYNETTRQQLAAVIDAAKLPVIEDDPYRALSYDGDAPKPLVTHLKNAPWVYCGSFSKTLAPGLRIGYLVASKDLIQYFVRLKQAADLHTNRLGQWFNTRWLQSGEYQDHLKQLQQSYKVGRDAMQAALEKHFGDIADWLVPQGGLFFWLTLKQPRDTRPLLKVALEQHNVAFMPGEAFYAKPEQGLGHLRLNFSHASPERIEEGIARLAGVIRAA